One window from the genome of Diabrotica virgifera virgifera chromosome 6, PGI_DIABVI_V3a encodes:
- the LOC126887405 gene encoding uncharacterized protein LOC126887405 isoform X1 gives MMSSVTEGFYANTRRIHGELPVKKLKRWTNLTEKLATAEARRTFLLECRRTKKIPRFITDTTSNILTTTTGTHDHTLQRRSQALNRQRVFTLIPGASMGNYQ, from the exons atgatgTCTTCTGTTACAGAGGGTTTTTACGCTAATACCAGGCGCATCCATGGGGAACTACCAGTGAAAAAGCTTAAGAGATGGACCAATCTGACCGAAAAACTAGCTACAGCTGAAGCAAGAAGAACTTTCCTTCTAGAGTGCAGGAGAACCAAGAAAATTCCTAGATTTATCACAGACACCACTTCTAACATACTTACTACTACCACAGGAACCCACGATCACACACTCCAACGCAGGAGCCAGGCTCTTAATAGACAG AGGGTTTTTACGCTAATACCAGGCGCATCCATGGGGAACTACCAGTGA